A single window of Halobacterium jilantaiense DNA harbors:
- a CDS encoding TIGR04206 family protein yields MAVLVGLLPWVVVVLENGVYPLFSVGFLYTEPLTFTSLPVWVERTGTVPPQYRAWPVATTLWLAGIAAAGLDMDRKMTAGLLALAAGSVGSLALALSRHRTVTGIPVGALALGAAAVYAFAAGRE; encoded by the coding sequence GTGGCCGTCCTCGTAGGCCTTCTCCCATGGGTCGTGGTCGTGCTGGAGAACGGCGTGTATCCCCTATTCTCCGTGGGCTTCCTCTACACCGAGCCGTTGACGTTCACCTCACTGCCGGTATGGGTCGAGCGCACGGGCACCGTCCCACCCCAGTACCGGGCGTGGCCCGTTGCGACGACGCTCTGGCTGGCGGGCATCGCCGCTGCGGGGCTGGACATGGACCGGAAGATGACCGCCGGATTGCTCGCGCTCGCGGCCGGGAGCGTCGGGTCGCTGGCGCTGGCGCTGTCCCGCCATCGGACCGTCACCGGGATTCCGGTGGGCGCGCTCGCGCTCGGCGCGGCCGCCGTCTACGCGTTCGCGGCGGGCCGCGAGTAG
- a CDS encoding 50S ribosomal protein L11 — translation MAETIEVLVAGGQADPGPPLGPELGPTPVDVQAVVQEINDQTEAFDGTEVPVTIEYEDDGSFSIEVGVPPTAALVKDEAGFETGSGEPQEDFVADLSIEQLKTIAEQKKPDLLSYDTRNAAKEVAGTCASLGVTIEGEDARTFKERVDDGDYDDVLGEEAAAA, via the coding sequence ATGGCTGAGACGATAGAAGTGCTCGTCGCCGGTGGGCAGGCCGACCCTGGTCCGCCCCTCGGTCCCGAGCTCGGTCCCACACCCGTCGACGTACAGGCGGTCGTCCAGGAGATCAACGACCAGACCGAAGCGTTCGACGGAACAGAAGTCCCCGTCACCATCGAGTACGAGGACGACGGTTCGTTCTCCATCGAAGTCGGTGTCCCGCCGACGGCCGCACTCGTGAAGGACGAGGCCGGCTTCGAGACGGGCTCCGGCGAACCGCAGGAGGACTTCGTCGCGGACCTCTCCATCGAACAGCTGAAGACCATCGCGGAGCAGAAGAAGCCCGACCTCCTCTCCTACGACACGCGGAACGCCGCGAAGGAGGTCGCCGGTACGTGTGCGTCCCTCGGCGTCACCATCGAGGGCGAGGACGCCCGCACCTTCAAGGAGCGCGTCGACGACGGCGACTACGACGACGTCCTCGGCGAGGAAGCGGCGGCCGCATAA
- a CDS encoding 50S ribosomal protein L10, protein MSAEERTTDEVPEWKQREVDELVDLLEAHDSVGVVNVTGIPSKQLQDMRRGLHGQAALRMSRNTLLVRALEEVDDGLEDLTQYIEGEVGLVATNDNPFGLFQQLEASKTPAPINAGEVAPNDIVVPEGDTGIDPGPFVGELQTIGANARIQEGSIQVLEDSVVTEEGEVVSDDVANVLSELGIEPKEVGLDLRGVYSEGVLFTPDELEIDVEEYRADIKSAAASARNLSVNAAYPTEQTAPALISKAQGEAKSLGLQAAVESPDLADDLVSKADAQVRALAAQIDDEEALPEELQDVDAPAAPAEGGDDSSEEQSDETTDSEADADDSDDDDDDDGDAGAEGLGEMFG, encoded by the coding sequence ATGTCCGCCGAAGAACGCACCACCGACGAGGTTCCCGAGTGGAAGCAGCGCGAGGTCGACGAGCTCGTCGACCTCCTGGAAGCCCACGACAGCGTCGGTGTCGTGAACGTCACGGGCATCCCGAGCAAGCAGCTCCAGGACATGCGACGCGGCCTGCACGGGCAGGCGGCGCTCCGGATGAGCCGGAACACGCTCCTGGTCCGCGCGCTCGAAGAGGTCGACGACGGCCTGGAGGACCTGACCCAGTACATCGAGGGTGAGGTCGGGCTCGTCGCGACCAACGACAACCCCTTCGGGCTGTTCCAGCAGCTCGAAGCGTCGAAGACGCCGGCACCCATCAACGCCGGCGAAGTCGCGCCGAACGACATCGTCGTCCCCGAAGGCGACACGGGCATCGACCCGGGTCCCTTCGTCGGCGAACTGCAGACCATCGGCGCGAACGCACGCATTCAGGAGGGCTCCATCCAGGTCCTCGAAGACTCGGTCGTCACCGAGGAAGGCGAGGTCGTCTCCGACGACGTCGCCAACGTCCTCTCCGAACTCGGCATCGAGCCGAAGGAGGTCGGCCTGGACCTGCGCGGCGTCTACTCCGAGGGCGTCCTGTTCACGCCGGACGAGCTCGAGATCGACGTCGAGGAGTACCGCGCGGACATCAAGTCCGCGGCCGCGTCCGCACGGAACCTCTCCGTGAACGCGGCGTACCCGACGGAGCAGACGGCACCGGCGCTCATCTCGAAGGCCCAAGGCGAGGCGAAGAGCCTCGGCCTGCAGGCCGCCGTGGAGAGCCCGGACCTCGCCGACGACCTCGTCAGCAAGGCGGACGCCCAGGTGCGGGCGCTCGCCGCGCAGATCGACGACGAGGAGGCGCTCCCTGAGGAGCTCCAGGACGTCGACGCCCCCGCGGCTCCGGCCGAGGGTGGCGACGACAGCAGTGAGGAACAGAGCGACGAAACGACTGATTCCGAGGCGGACGCCGACGACTCCGACGACGACGATGACGACGACGGAGACGCCGGCGCAGAAGGCCTCGGGGAGATGTTCGGATAA
- a CDS encoding VNG_1110C family protein, protein MGDPSTFRDSTQIVLPESTVEGLDTDLEAEFMVSVFEPEDAAVVRIIGSPVVIKEVSDFLARQGVHLP, encoded by the coding sequence ATGGGAGACCCCTCCACGTTCCGAGACAGCACGCAGATCGTGCTGCCGGAGTCCACAGTGGAGGGACTCGACACCGACCTCGAAGCGGAGTTCATGGTCTCCGTCTTCGAACCCGAGGACGCCGCCGTGGTCCGCATCATCGGGAGTCCCGTGGTCATCAAGGAGGTCAGTGACTTCCTCGCGCGCCAGGGCGTCCACCTGCCCTGA
- a CDS encoding OBG GTPase family GTP-binding protein, which yields MGLEEDIESLEEEIAETPYNKSTEAHIGRLKAKLAELKEKLEAQEAGGSGGGGYAVEQHGDATVALVGFPSVGKSSLINAMTNADSEVGAYEFTTLDVNPGMLEYRGANIQLLDVPGLIEGAAGGRGGGKEILSVIRAADLVIFMLSAFEVEQYERLSEELYNVNIRVDEEPPSVTVRRKGKDGIDVNTSGDMDLDEDTVKEILRERGFINADVTIRGNPSVDKLIDGVMDNRVYMPSLVAVNKVDLIEPSYVDTMKAQLREQGIDPDEAIFISAAEEKGLDSLKDQMWAELGLIRIYMDKPGRGIDWEEPLIIREGETVDDALQKLGGTLDERFRFARVTGPSAIHDEQQVGRDHVLEDEDVLRVVARR from the coding sequence ATGGGGCTCGAGGAGGATATCGAATCGCTCGAAGAAGAAATCGCCGAGACGCCGTACAACAAGTCGACGGAGGCCCACATCGGCCGCCTGAAGGCGAAGCTCGCCGAGCTGAAGGAGAAACTGGAGGCCCAGGAGGCGGGCGGGAGCGGCGGTGGCGGCTACGCCGTCGAGCAGCACGGCGACGCGACGGTGGCGCTGGTCGGCTTCCCGTCGGTCGGGAAGTCCTCGCTCATCAACGCGATGACGAACGCGGACAGCGAGGTCGGTGCCTACGAGTTCACGACCCTCGACGTGAACCCCGGAATGTTGGAGTACCGCGGCGCGAACATCCAGTTGCTGGACGTGCCGGGGCTCATCGAGGGCGCGGCCGGCGGCCGCGGCGGCGGGAAAGAGATTCTCTCCGTCATCCGCGCCGCCGACCTGGTCATTTTCATGCTGTCGGCGTTCGAGGTCGAGCAGTACGAGCGGCTCTCCGAGGAACTGTACAACGTGAACATCCGCGTGGACGAGGAGCCGCCGTCGGTGACGGTTCGGCGGAAGGGGAAGGACGGCATCGACGTGAACACGTCCGGCGACATGGACCTCGACGAGGACACCGTCAAGGAGATTCTCCGCGAGCGCGGGTTCATCAACGCCGACGTGACCATCCGCGGCAACCCCTCGGTGGACAAGCTCATCGACGGCGTGATGGACAACCGCGTCTACATGCCGTCGCTCGTCGCCGTGAACAAAGTCGACCTCATCGAGCCGTCGTACGTGGACACGATGAAGGCCCAGTTGCGCGAGCAGGGCATCGACCCCGACGAGGCCATCTTCATCTCCGCGGCGGAGGAGAAGGGTCTGGACTCGCTCAAAGACCAGATGTGGGCGGAGCTCGGGCTCATCCGCATCTACATGGACAAGCCCGGCCGGGGCATCGACTGGGAGGAGCCGCTGATAATCCGGGAGGGCGAGACTGTCGACGACGCCCTCCAGAAGCTCGGCGGCACCCTCGACGAGCGCTTCCGGTTCGCGCGCGTGACGGGACCGTCGGCGATACACGACGAGCAGCAGGTCGGCCGCGACCACGTTCTCGAAGACGAGGACGTGTTGCGCGTGGTCGCCCGCCGGTAG
- a CDS encoding 50S ribosomal protein L1, with product MADNDIEEAVSSALEEAPERNFRETVDLAINLRDLDLNDPSKRVDEGVVLPSGTGQETQIVVFAEGETAVRAEEVADEVLDEDDLDDLADDNDAAKDLADETDFFVAEAPMMPDIGTKLGQVLGPRGKMPTPLQPGDDAVETINRMKNTVQLRSRDRRTFHTRVGAEDMSAEDIASNIDVVMRRLHANLEKGPLNVDSVYVKTTMGPAVEVA from the coding sequence ATGGCAGACAACGATATAGAAGAGGCCGTATCCAGCGCACTTGAGGAGGCCCCAGAGCGGAATTTCCGTGAGACCGTGGACCTCGCTATCAACCTGCGCGACCTCGACCTCAACGACCCGTCGAAACGTGTCGACGAGGGCGTCGTGCTGCCGTCGGGCACCGGACAGGAGACGCAGATCGTGGTCTTCGCAGAGGGCGAGACCGCGGTTCGCGCAGAGGAGGTCGCCGACGAAGTCCTCGACGAGGACGACCTCGACGACCTCGCGGACGACAACGACGCCGCGAAGGACCTCGCAGACGAGACCGACTTCTTCGTGGCGGAGGCTCCGATGATGCCTGATATCGGGACGAAGCTCGGTCAGGTTCTCGGTCCGCGCGGCAAGATGCCGACTCCGCTCCAGCCCGGCGACGACGCCGTCGAGACGATCAACCGAATGAAAAACACCGTGCAGCTCCGCAGCCGCGACCGCCGCACGTTCCACACGCGCGTCGGCGCGGAGGACATGTCCGCGGAGGACATCGCGAGTAACATCGACGTCGTCATGCGTCGTCTGCACGCGAACCTCGAGAAGGGCCCGCTGAACGTGGACTCCGTCTACGTGAAGACCACGATGGGGCCTGCCGTGGAGGTTGCTTAA